A single genomic interval of Roseomonas aeriglobus harbors:
- a CDS encoding DUF448 domain-containing protein: MNDRTCILSRDSGPREGLIRLALSPDGDVAPDVRAKAPGRGAWIGVTRAELETAIANGKLRGALARAFKGAPLSIPTDLPARIATQLERAALDRLGLEAKAGHLLIGAERIETAARSGQLHLLLHAHDARPDGAAKLAQAWRVGSDREGSTLKGLVLPVTRTTLSVALGRENVVHAGLTDAQAAKRVRDALTRWLHFIGPERAAEPCADDARGPSAPDITADPTAGSASTGI; encoded by the coding sequence ATGAACGACCGCACCTGCATCCTCTCGCGCGACTCCGGGCCGCGCGAGGGGCTGATCCGGCTTGCCCTTTCCCCCGACGGTGACGTCGCCCCCGACGTGCGTGCCAAGGCCCCCGGCCGTGGCGCGTGGATCGGGGTGACGCGCGCCGAACTGGAAACGGCCATCGCCAATGGCAAGCTTCGCGGCGCACTGGCGCGGGCCTTCAAGGGCGCGCCCCTGTCGATCCCGACCGATCTTCCGGCGCGAATCGCGACCCAGCTCGAACGCGCGGCGCTGGACCGGCTGGGGCTGGAGGCAAAGGCAGGACATCTGCTGATCGGTGCCGAACGCATCGAAACCGCAGCACGCAGCGGCCAGCTGCACCTCCTGCTCCACGCGCACGACGCGCGCCCCGATGGGGCGGCCAAGCTGGCACAGGCGTGGCGCGTAGGGTCGGATCGCGAAGGCTCGACCCTCAAGGGCTTGGTTTTGCCGGTGACACGCACCACATTGTCCGTGGCATTGGGCCGCGAAAATGTGGTACATGCTGGCCTGACGGACGCCCAGGCGGCCAAGCGGGTGCGCGACGCGCTGACCCGCTGGCTGCATTTTATCGGACCCGAACGTGCCGCTGAACCTTGCGCCGATGACGCGCGAGGGCCATCGGCACCCGACATTACGGCCGACCCGACCGCGGGTTCGGCGAGCACAGGAATTTGA